The genomic region CTGCTGGGCTTTTGTCAGATTGAGATCAGATTCATGAACACCAGCAAAGAGCCGTAGCCTTCTTAGTTGGAAACTATACGACAACAAACTCACCATTGAAAATGTTGTCCTTAATGTAATTCAGGAACATAGAAGTCTTTGCTTTATCCATGCACAGCCGTGTTTCATGATGTGTTTTTTGCTGTATTGCAGCTCTTATTAGCATCTAGTGTTTCCTTTTTCTACATCTACGTTGAACTTATAACTACTACTATTTCTGTGATTGAgttagttttttcttcttcgaTCTATGTAGAAATATCAACATAGTATAATCCACGTCTTTGTATTTCTGTCTCTCCGTGAAATTTTCCTTTGGGTGATTGCTTACAGGTGGAACAAGTGAAGTCGGGAAATAGGATGGTGTAAGAAGTAAGATCGACAAATACAAGAATAGAAGAACTGAAGCTGACAGAGACTAGAATAAATGAGGAACTGACGTTAATGGAGGCCAGAATAGACGGACCGAATCTGACAACAAAGAGAGTAGAAGAGAAATGGAAATTGACAAAGACAAGGCATTTTGCAAGAGTGGCTCATATACCAGAAAAATGACAGATGCTGGAGCGGATTGTCCTTGTGTCCTTTATTCTTATGATCATTAGCGTTAATTTCTCAACAAAGACTAAAGAGGTAAATGTGACTAAAAAAATGCTTGATGTATTCTTCTGTAAAGGATTTTTGAAGATGGAAATTGTAGTTCAGCTCGCAGAAAGCTTGAGGCTTTAGTTCAGGCACAAAATCTCTATACTGATCCTGACGGGAACGCTTGTATTGAAGTGGCCCTAGTTGATGCCAGAGAAAGCGTCGTGGATACCAGGCCAGAAGCCTCAGCTGATGTGGAAAAAGTTGTTCTTAATGGAAAAGCTGATTCTTCTGGAGCCTTTTTCTGGCAGGAAGTGTATGCCTAAAGCTTCAAAGAGGTGTAGCTGTCCTAGACAACGTCAAGTTCAGACATCATAAGATCAAAATGATGATGAGAGTTCTCTTCTGCAATACTTCACTGGTTTAAATACATTTATGGACCTTCTGAATCCACTCAAGCCTCATTATCCTCGTGGGGCTATGAAATGATCAGAGGATCCAGCAGCAGATTGAACTTCTTGTTCCAGAGCACAACCTCAGCAACGAACTCAACTAGAAAAACTGGCGAAGAAGATTTCTGCTCCTTCAGTACTGCATGATGTGGAGACTATTTATGGTACTCCGCTCCCTCACTCGACTCTCAATCAAGAAACCATGTTCTCAGATTTTGATGAATTCCTCCACCAAAACGATAATTTCAACCGGCCGGTTAACGGCCCTGTAAACAAGCCAAATGCTGACAAACAGACGGCTGCAGCTGCCGATGCATTTGCTGAATCTAAGCCACCAAAAATATGGAGAAAACTGTTGCGTGTATGAAGATGGCTCTCAGTCAGAAAAGGGGTGTTTGTCGAACGTAATCATAACCGAAAAAAGCAGAAAGTTCGTCGACGAGCCATCACATAGAGAACTGCAGAATGAAGAAACACTGGGAGCAGATACTACACCCTGGAACTGATCTTGTGTTTTCTCACTTGTCTATGTATAATTTGCACTTGTTctgctttcattttttgttatcaTACATTGAAATTCCATTTACACTTTCTCAATATCAAGATGATGGAAATCAGAAGAACGTTGATGAAAATTGCTAGCATCACATATGGTTATGGTATATGATCTGCCCCTAGCAATCAAACGTTTGCTCTCGGCTAGGGATGTGCACAATTTGATTTACTGATCGAACCGAATCAAAATCGAAATTGTTAAGAAAAGAGACTCCGAAGCTTGTAAGCTGCACAACTCTCTCATTTGCTATCGATGTGCGACGGGAGTCAGTACCGTCCAGCATCTTCAACCCCTCAAACAAAGACTAGTCTAAACATAGCGTATGGTATTATCCCCACAGATGACATAATTACGGTACGCGGGCGCATACCATATCAGTATATTTCAAAGTTATATAAGCTTTCAATGTTTCAAATCgtaaaaatttttacatataattacaccaaatcttatATGCGtgagtataatattatttacagaaaatactaaaaatatggtcattttatgtaaaaataaatatgtttgaacgtattttagtcaatatttatttttccaataaaattaaattaatctaattttctCCCACTTAATAAATCGTATagataaattaatcattttaacTTTTGACGCgtcgattttttattttttaattaatttcaaaggAGGGTGGGGTCAGCGGCCAAAAAGTCCACGGTCACGTGCATGTTGTCAGTCAAAGTCGTTGATTAATTGCTAAAGTACGTCTTTTGTTGTACAAGTAATCATCTGTCAGGAGCTGCTTCCGCCTCCCGAGTAATAGCACTCATGATTGAAATTCTCTAAATTATAACACTATGATTGTCATTTTCTtactctatttttatatacttatcatttataactaatttattacacTACTACAAAATATCGAGTGACAATTTTACAATTATcgataaatatatgaattaaatgatGATAACTTTCattctatataattattagtgcgTAAAATTGTCATTATAGATAATTAGTGGCATATCTATAGAGACAGCACAATATcgatgataataattatttagtattattagTTCGTCATTGTACATATGTCACTAATTGTTTTTAATGACAACTTTTTATCACTAgttcttattaataaaaacttttacggaataataaaaatccttaaaaaattaactgcaataattattattataattattcttaattagttaaaatatttaattattataattatttaaaatcttcttagttaactaaaatatatttcaattgatataattaaaattaattaaaaaaaagaaaaaatggaacgGCTTTCGCCCCTTTTCCACCGGATGAGTTTCCGACGGTCAATAGTACCATTcgaatcctctcttcaagacggacatttttatacattcaatttgagttttcgtcaatTGGAGAGTCTGGGCTCAAGCCACGGTCATCGAACATgttttccatcaattttttgtcGTTCGGTCGAATCTCAGTCTCGAACCACCACCATCAAACTCGTCTTTTCAAAATGATTCTAACAAGACCGACCTCACTCATTTTGGTAAAGTATTTACGGAGATATGACGATTTTAAGAATTCGGCCCTCCGCGACAGAGATggtggtggggtggggggacAGCGGGACTCTGGGGTGgggtagttagttttttttttaaatatataataataatatatctttttaatgttaaattatttatatataatataagttaaataatttattgatctAGATCTTTTACTTTCTTAAAATCTAacagttgagattaattgattaaattaaacgATCGATATTTGATTAAAgaagatccaacggtcattaaaataagaaataattttaagcaAGTAAGGATATAactgttattttataaaaaaataaatttaacatcGTTAGTTGGATTTGACGAAAATGAACAATTGAGCTGAATTTTACGAAACAAATGAGCGTTTtaacctatttttaaaataaaaatgagtttttagctaattttttaaaacacagtaCCATCTGCACCCTGTGTATGTGCCTAAATtctacatttaaaattataaaataattattaaaatctatTATGCATCATTTATAGTGGGAAGAGGGAAAGGGTGGGGGGAAGGGAGTTAGAGAGAaactaatttgaaaattttttttttatacactaaaacttatataaattaataactttgggaccataaaattttattaatttagaaagatattaatttattgataaattaatattttattaattaaaaaagatactttttaaattcagcaaatttagtatatatgtattgaaaataaatgaattcatatatgtttcattgattatattcatgcatcaatcaattctttgtaaatacatttatgtataatatcacttcattgtatacaattaactgttatattcatagacgcatgtatcaatttattgaaattacttaaatatacacgtttacattaattcattgcacttaaataactattaaagccaattaaatatattcatgcatgatgaatgaaacatatactatataaatctcaatttgaaaataaaataattcataacacccaatCATATTTTCTCATCTAAAAGACACCGCAacatcatccatgaatgatcaaatgcgtaaagcattacagatttcatattttagcaaattactataatatttataattgtaatattcatgaattattaattaagagttttaatgggacctagtatttataaaagatttttcaaaaaattattatcttattatcttatcgaatttgatgattttttacaaagacCCAAGTCAGGAccgaaaattttattattttagaaagtttattaatttatagaggttttactgtataagggtagttttgtcaatttattaaaaaatatagtaataggtaaaaaaaaatattactatgttttaattcaaaaaatagtttcctaaaatatccaaaaaaatagaaataatttgtataaataagtTATAGATCAGGGaacgtaaatataattaggatTATTTCCATTTCGCCATCCGAACTATGatcatttttacactttggcatataaatcttttttcgtgtcaacttaccatcacaactttacgaaattttgcattttatcaTTTACAACTATTTTCCACcaagttttttgtcaaaaaaatgtCACATACAGCGCACGTGTGATATTTGAGGGCTATgctatatttttcacatatgtaCAGAATGTGATGTGTTTCcgataaaaaattcaacaaaaacatgattatatatgataaaacGCAAATTTTtcgcaaaaataaaatgacaaattaacacaaaaaataatctaaataccaaaaaataaaaatagacatcattccaatgacaaaatataaatttacccATATAATCATGGCTAGTCTTTAATCGTAGTGTCAATAGTTGATCAGATCAACGCGGCGGGACATCAATTTTTGGAGGCCAAAAATCGCGGGGACACGCCCACAAAAACATGTCATTGACTCTTAATGTGTTTAAGTCTTTAagttatgttaaatttttttacttaatttaatttgcacttaaataattaaaaatagtctACAAATGAAGTGTGAGGTGGCagtttttgtttgaaattgtcaacATTTTAATGCTGGGATCGATTTTTCAAATAccaatttgattaattaacttataagAGAAATTATATAGAATAAAGTCATTAATTTGTGATTAAAAAGGGGTATCTCTATCTCTAGTTTATGCCTAAGATTTGAGtcttcttgtttatttttttggtattttaatcattgattgttgtttattgattttgattttttttaccgATTAACGAGGCTTTCAAGTTATTAAATCACATAAGTTATCAGGTATACTGATGTGGTTTTGTAATTCAATTTGTGTTCCGTTGCATAAGGTATTATCCGCTCTGACTTCGTATAAGCCTCATGGATTTGTCTTGAAAGGCGTCTCGTTAGGGAgaggagataaattattttaataatgcaagaaaaataaaagaattatcaaaatgaaatggtttataaaattttacaaatctAGGTAGACCTGTCGTTTGTGACAATGGTTCTtgtcttaaaaaaaatggccAAGCACCTGTAAAAATGCTTTTGGTCTGACTTGCTGAGAACCGCGAGGAGAgaaatttgttcttttgaGAATCGATGTCCTCTTGAGCAACCATGCGGATGATTTTGCATGCATGGAagatttattgaattttatggtATTAATATTCTGCTTCGTGCTCATTGTTCTTGTGTGAATATATTTACTTGAAGTAataaaattcagtaaattttgcaCGAATACAAAATCATCTGCCTGGTTGTCTGCCGAGGAGGACATCGATTCTGAAGAGACTTGCTCAGCAAACACCTGCTAATCTTGAAAATACAcgtcaaaaaaataatatgcaaACATGTGGGAagactaaattattttttaaataaatatgttacaaaattggatatatatttagacaaaattaaataaattttcttttccattcaaaatattttgacaaaaatgttaatttttcctATGCAAAATTATGTACAAGGGACTAATTtgcaatgaaaatttaaaaatgagaaaccaaatataatttatgtaaaaaatgtaaaacttTTAGAAAGATAATTCAGAAAATCCACATTATTTGATGCAAGAAATAATGCTGAAATTCATAGAAAGGGTTTGAATTGAactcaattataaaaatgggGATGATTTTGCAAATAGGATAAGAAGTCATTTGTAAATTCACACATTCAAACCCAACATTCATTCCttctttcttccctttttttataatatcatgCTATCCATTATGCCATTcgatatattttcaaatttaaaaattaattttatacattaataattcaaatcaattaattgttcaaataaaaaaataaaatactaatctactattaaaataaacatacatTCAAATTTGTGTGACTTATAAAATCACATGCTCAAACCTAACATTTCAAAGCAAAAAGACTTGAAAATCACTAGAAAAAAGTCGCTCaagggagagagagaacaaaagaattagaaataattatattatttttctaacttatattttatttatacaaattatttttacttttgaataattactcatacatttatcaaaaatatcaatattatttgtacaaattatttttttttttgaaaaattattcatacatcgcccaaaaatatcaatatcattacATAAACTACTCATATATTTCGACTGTCAGTGataattcttataattatgtgaaaaacaaaaataatttatacagtGAAACTATAGGTAATGGCCTATATATACCAAAGGATTAGTACAAAGAttcaaaaagttcaaaaaattcaagaccGCTAAATCCAGATGAACCTTGTACTAAATCTTGACTATATTTGTCAAGAATCTCGACATGGCAACTCCGTAACTGCCCTTAACCTTTAACCAATTTTCAGGGTATAATTGGACAATATGTTCTACTCAACAATGTCAGTGTTGGGGTGTGTATCAGTGTCTAACTACGCATCCTTTTTTCCACCAACACGCTTTTTCCTGGACCCACTATCCTCAGATATCTCTATATATACCAATGATGACTCTCCCTAGACAAATGTGAGCATTTGTAGGTTGAATATTCTTCAAAAGATTTGTGGGCTGGGCGGGGGAAAATGGAGGTTAATATGCAGATGGAGGGTGTCAATAATGGTGGATCAGAACAAGCCAGCAGTTCAGATGATGGGCAGCTTGTTGTAGCTTTAAGGGAGTAAGTCAATGTTGGAACTGGGAGTAGATGGATAAAAGTTCTCTTTTTGGGGAGTCTTTTATGATTTGTTGAAATGTGATTTTCTTAGCTGAATTTGGATTGTGAAGTTCAGAACTGAAATGGGTTGTGcttatttgctcatttattgCTTCTTGATCTtgatttttacttttggtGATCAATTTTTGCTCTTTGTTGTCTTGGTTTAAATTTGAGGtgtgtttttgttgtttagcTTGATTTGGAATGTTTAGTTGAGAACTGAAACGGGTTGTGCTCATTTACTCTGAATTGTAGCTGGAATcactttaaacttttttttcccttttgttGATTCTTAATCTTGATATGGCTCTGAATTTCCTTTTCCCATTTTTGAAGGATGATGAGAAAGGAAATTGAGGTGACGGTGATCCGGACTGTTAAGCGAGTGATTGTGCCGCTTGTGGAGGATTTGATTCGTAAAGTTGTGAGTGCCTTTTTAAGGATTTGATTCTTCGTGTACGGATGTATGAAGCTTCAttcatatgaatatatatgcataGATGTTGATAGGTTAGCATGTGACTACGTATATGTCAATATGCGAGGAAGCATGCAAATATGCCAATAATTAAGCTCCGCATGAGTATAATGAAAATTGTGACTGTTGAACTTGAAGATTAGCTTTCTTGAAATCCTAAATTGTTGTGGAGATCTTCTATAGATACGTGTTCTTATATTTCTGTCTCTAGATGTTGGGTTGACCACTGAGTCCCGAAATTCTTGTGGGCtattggtttatatatccTCAGTACATTCTTTTTTTAGGTAAAAGAGGAAATTCAATCAGCTCAAGAGAAGTTTTTGATTGGTGGAAAGCGGTGAGAATTTTGTATATGGTTCTTCATTTTCCTTCCTATTACAATGAGAAAGTGTCTGACATAAGTACAAAGGAGTAACAAAATGTGAAACTCTATAAATAGATACAAACGTATCTACAATGCACATGTGCGGTTGTCAGAATTCTGCTAATGCATTCTTCTATGCCTTATTCAGGAGCCATGCAAATGAGATGGCCATGTCAAAGGAAAGAAGTTTACATCTTACGTTCTTAGATGAAGTGTCTGGTCCAGTTCTTACCGGCAAGGCAAttgaaggaaaaggaggtaCCCCAATGAGAGTGGGTCTTGTTGACAAGATAACCGGGCAGGTCGTTGACTGTGGGCCTGAATCTTCTGCCAAGGTGGAGATAGTAGTTCTTGAGGCTGGTGACAATGATAATGAACAGAACTTGagtcttgaaaattttaacgATAGGATTATTAGGGAAAGTGATAAGAAGAAGCCTCACTTTCCAAAAAGtaactatatatatcttaaGGAAGGTGTCGGCATTTTATGTAATGTCAAGCTGGGACATGATTCAAGATGGATGAAGAGCTGCAAGTGCCGGCTGGGGGCAAGAATTGTGGAGAATTTTGGTGCTATTAAAGTTCAAGCAGCATGGACAGAGTCATTTATGGTCTCAGATAGCCGCAGCAAGTGTAAGTAGTTCTTCGATGCATTTTCTTCCTTACTCTCCATCTTTCAAGCGAAGCATATCTGTGGTTGGTACATGAAATAGCGATGCAGCATCAACTATGCTTTAGAGCTATTATGTGGTTAATGTAATACTTCATGCAAAAAGATTTAAATCTTTAGTTATTTGCATTTGGTGAGGATCTCTGCCTGTTATAGTAGTAATATGCTCAGAGAACCTTGAAGTATTAGGTCTTAATCTTCTCCTGTCATGGTCTGTACTACCGTAGTGCTTCTGGTTTTGATAGATAGTCCCGTCCGGAGATGAATAATATCCGATGAAGAAGGTAGATCATCAAAAACTCAAGGTTGTTTGATTAACATTTCAGGTACTCAGAGTGTAACGAAACTACCATGTAACTGTTGTTTTCTGTTTGCAGTGTATGAGAAACACTACCCTCCATCGCTTTTGGATCCTGTTTGGAGATTGGATAACATCGGGAAAGATGGCGCCCGATGTCGGCGGTTGAACAAGAACAAGGTTTTGACTGTCCAagattttctgtttttgcaCTCTATCCATCCCGAGAGGCTCCAAAATGTAATAAGCATTGCCTTATCCTCCTCTAGTTATACATTTTCAGGATTGTTGCGATCAACTTTAGCTTCCTTCATTCCATATGATGAGCAAAACCACGCTTTATTTGCTTATGTTTGTTTCTCATTGAACATTAAACTTCTCAAACTTGCTTGTAACTTTCAGTTTGTTTTGTAGAAGCAAGCAGTCAACTTGGTTATTTGgtgcaaaatgaaatttatccCATAACATGGCTCTATGTGGCTCATGTTTTACTAATTTGACATGATTAAATCTGTACATTTGAACATTTGAGcagtatatatattcttaatcaGTTTGAGAAGTAGGATTTTATGCCTACTCCACGAAAGGCCACCTCTCGTGATCTAAAGTAATGGACATGGATAAAGTTGATTGAAGCTTACTGATGTTTAGTTATATTCCCTGTCCATTTTATGAGCTTCAATAAATTCTTGTGTTCAAATTGCAGTTAGAGGGTGACTCGTTAGTATTTCTaccataaaatgaaatttacgGGACTCGAAGTTTGGACTGTTTAACTAAATTAGCTTCATCTCAATCCTTCTTTTTAATACCTCAATAGTATGAAATGCAAATTCTTGTAAGATGTCTACAGATAGTCGGTGTTGGTGCTGAGATCTTGAAGGCGACACTGGATCATGCTCGGACCTGCAATATTGATGACAAAAGGATATACTTATACTATCCTTCCTCGGAACTGAAAATGGGCGTGGCTTTTGACGTTGTTGGAGGACTAAAGGGGGTGGTAATCCATGACTCGCACTATATTCCAAATAATCTTCtatctgaaaatgaaaaggttTGTTTTTCAAGAATGAATTATGTTCCTCTTCTTAGGATGAATCCCCTAACTTCTCGTGTTCTTCTTTTAACCAAGCAATAATTGTCTTCTGATAGGATTGTGCACACAACCTACTACTGTCCGCATTTGAAAATCGGCAGGATATAACTTACTTTAACGATGAAACAGCCCTTCTGCACCAATTTCCACATAGATCAAGTTACATCGGTGCAGCCTCACACTCCTCCATCGAGGATGGTCTCCATGACCAGCATCTCACCATCTCTAAAAGCACTAACGGGTATGATCCCACCGAGCCAGGTACCTCATCTCAGAGCATTAGTCCATCTGTCAGACCATATGGTAATCCAAACACTAACCATCATTTTGGCTCTCTTGGATCAACAACCATGGGACAACTACATGACCCCTATTTGGGTGTCCCCAACCAGAGCCCAACTTCCTCGTTTTGTGATCTTAATTgtcttttagaaaattttggagACAATGAGAATCTAATGTCTCTAATTTTTCCTGAGAGGAACAACTCCTCCGAGTCCCTCAGGGCTGAATCACATTCTCGTCAACAAAGTAATGCTGGCAGCATCCACTTAGTTATGGCTATTATGCTTTGGATGTTTCGAGCGAGAAAGAGAGTTATGGCTTTGGGAGGTGTTCATGTTCAGAAACGGCGCAGAATTTAACAGGTTCTGCATGCAGAATGGTTTAACATGggttcttattttcttatgtCCTTTTGCTGTTGCACCAGAAGTTACCTAAGAAGCACAGAGAACATCAAACTTGCATCATATAAGACTTAAATGTCCATCCAGTCAGTGCAGTCAAATTTATACATTCTTGTCTTTAGTTTCTTATTACAGTTGGTTCCCTAGACCTTAAATTTGCAGATCTTGGTAAAAGTTGCATTTTCTTCCTTCTAAATTTATGTAGTTActcatatatatgtttctgGTATATGGAAATGATTCTGAGACAGTTGCAGTGGACTGAAAATGGaactctgtgtgtgtgtgtgtacatacatacatatacaaaaaatttcNNNNNNNNNNNNNNNNNNNNNNNNNNNNNNNNNNNNNNNNNNNNNNNNNNNNNNNNNNNNNNNNNNNNNNNNGATGTTGGGGAAATTTTAGCCCGGATCAGGTTTGGTTAAATGCAAGCCAATCACATGCGTGTAAATGACACTTGCATGTTGTTGGTGTACACATGAACAGGACCAACCACAATGCAAGTGCAATAGTACTTGCAATGTGATTGGTTGGTGGTGTGTCCAAGCTTGGTTCTggcaagaatttccatgaacAGCCTGTCTAGCACCTTTCATCTCCAACTGCTACAAATTTGAATACATTTCCTTTCATCAGGTGCAGTATATAGTCAATATCTCACAACAGGAAAGTGCAATTTGGTTTGGAAAATGCAGTGGCAGacttatatattcttttctttagtttCTTATTACAGTTGGCACTAGCATTTATACATGCATATCCCCGTGAAACTTGCACGTATTATTTCCTTCTAAATTAATGTAGTTACTGATACGTATGCTGATATACAGAAATGATTCtgaatttctcaatttctgaGACATTTGCTGTGGACTGAAAATGGAACTATCTGTGCGTGTGTGTAGATACCTATACATACAAGGAAACAACTGTTAGAATGCTGTCAATGGAAGTTGGGGAAATTCCATCCTGGATGGGGTTTGGTTAAATCCAAGCTGATCACATGGCGAGTACATTGCACCTGTCACATTGGTGTACAATTTAAGAGAACGGCCAAAATGTGATTGGTTGGGTGTGCCAACCTGGTTCCTTGGTGGATTTGAGAAGGCAGCTTGGCTAGCGCCTGCGGATCTCCAACTGCTCCAAATCTTAATACATTTAATTCCGTCAATGGAGCCTGTGGTCTGAGATCGTTATTACATTTCATGCATGCTAAGTGTACAAGGAAGGGGA from Sesamum indicum cultivar Zhongzhi No. 13 linkage group LG3, S_indicum_v1.0, whole genome shotgun sequence harbors:
- the LOC105157173 gene encoding calmodulin-binding protein 60 A-like isoform X1, which codes for MEVNMQMEGVNNGGSEQASSSDDGQLVVALREMMRKEIEVTVIRTVKRVIVPLVEDLIRKVVKEEIQSAQEKFLIGGKRSHANEMAMSKERSLHLTFLDEVSGPVLTGKAIEGKGGTPMRVGLVDKITGQVVDCGPESSAKVEIVVLEAGDNDNEQNLSLENFNDRIIRESDKKKPHFPKSNYIYLKEGVGILCNVKLGHDSRWMKSCKCRLGARIVENFGAIKVQAAWTESFMVSDSRSKLYEKHYPPSLLDPVWRLDNIGKDGARCRRLNKNKVLTVQDFLFLHSIHPERLQNIVGVGAEILKATLDHARTCNIDDKRIYLYYPSSELKMGVAFDVVGGLKGVVIHDSHYIPNNLLSENEKDCAHNLLLSAFENRQDITYFNDETALLHQFPHRSSYIGAASHSSIEDGLHDQHLTISKSTNGYDPTEPGTSSQSISPSVRPYGNPNTNHHFGSLGSTTMGQLHDPYLGVPNQSPTSSFCDLNCLLENFGDNENLMSLIFPERNNSSESLRAESHSRQQSNAGSIHLVMAIMLWMFRARKRVMALGGVHVQKRRRI
- the LOC105157173 gene encoding calmodulin-binding protein 60 A-like isoform X2, which translates into the protein MAMSKERSLHLTFLDEVSGPVLTGKAIEGKGGTPMRVGLVDKITGQVVDCGPESSAKVEIVVLEAGDNDNEQNLSLENFNDRIIRESDKKKPHFPKSNYIYLKEGVGILCNVKLGHDSRWMKSCKCRLGARIVENFGAIKVQAAWTESFMVSDSRSKLYEKHYPPSLLDPVWRLDNIGKDGARCRRLNKNKVLTVQDFLFLHSIHPERLQNIVGVGAEILKATLDHARTCNIDDKRIYLYYPSSELKMGVAFDVVGGLKGVVIHDSHYIPNNLLSENEKDCAHNLLLSAFENRQDITYFNDETALLHQFPHRSSYIGAASHSSIEDGLHDQHLTISKSTNGYDPTEPGTSSQSISPSVRPYGNPNTNHHFGSLGSTTMGQLHDPYLGVPNQSPTSSFCDLNCLLENFGDNENLMSLIFPERNNSSESLRAESHSRQQSNAGSIHLVMAIMLWMFRARKRVMALGGVHVQKRRRI